cttggacaccttccaccaggcTTCATCTGTGATgaggctctgctgtggctgctcatcCATACCTCCTGGGGTgtgttttctcctcctgtttggtgtgaggggagggaggaggtggtggggagcaAGGCAAGGAGGCACTCAGGAAGTGACAGTGTCCCCTGGATGGAGCCTGCCCTCATCTCCCATGCTGAGGGGGACATGCTTGGGTCCCTCCTGGGCTTTTTCAGACCCTTTGTAGCACTTCTTGCATCTGTGAAAGAATGACCTCAGGGACCAGTAGAGGTGCTGGGGATtgagctggtggagagcagagcagaggagagggacctgggggtcctggtgggcagAAGGATGCCAGTGAGCCAGCAaagtgctctggtggccaaggcagccaatggcatcctagggtgtggtcagtaggttctcctccctctcctctgccctgctgaagccacatctggaatattatgtccagttctaggcccctcagttcaagaaggacctcagggaactgcttgagagtgtccagcacagagccacaaagctgctgcaggcagtggaacatctccctgtgaggccaggctgagggagctggggcttggagcagaggagcctgagggctgccctcattgctggggataaagatgtgcagggctggagccaggctctgttcagggATGTCCacagacagcacaaggggcactgggggcaagctggagcagaggaggtgccaggggaagagaagggaaaactttgccactgtgagggtggcagagtctggagcaggctgcccagagaggcggtggagtctcctctggagagcttccaaaccctcctggatgtgttcctgtgtgatctgccctgggtacccctgctctggcagggggattggacttggtaatctctggaggtcctttccaacctctgacaCTCTGTAATCCCAGGGCTTTTTGCCTTCTGCActgtcctgccacagcccaCACCTCACTTAACtacttctctgctgctgtgcctcaggggCTGCTGTTGGAGCTGCAGGTTCCAAGCAGCTGCTTTCAGGGGCTCTGTGCCTTGCCGGCAGGTGTGCTACAGACGCAACGGTCACAACGAGATGGACGAGCCCATGTTCACCCAGCCCCTGATGTACAAACAGATCCGGAAGCAGaagcctgtgctgcagaaatACGCAGAGCTGCTCATCTCCCAGGGGGTGGTCAACCAGCCAGAGTATGAGGTACTgacccctgcagcctggcacggAAGCTGAGGGCAGCGTCAACAAGGAAAACAACTTCCCTTGGCTGAGCTGGCTGGGaagctggctgtgccagggcctgtTTCTGCTTGGCCTTGTCACCTAAAGGTGGCagtgctgcccaccctgggTAGGAGCTAGGGCTTGGTCTTGGACCCTGTCGGCTCTGTGCGGCACCAGAACTCCCCCTTCAAGGCCTGGGCAGTGCAGCACAGGCCACGTGGCTCTGGGGCTCAccttggctctgcagcccttggctcaCTGTCTGAGGATGTGCAGGGCCTTGGCAgcggctctgcctgctccttcttgccccagggctgctctgcagcatcttCAGGGTTGGAATTGAGTTGTTGGTTTGGTCTCTCAggggcctccagcagcagctttgctctccaaggctgagctgcacagcactgtggGGACCAGCTGTgaccttcagcatcctggcaaGCTCACATTGAGGCCCTCAGACTTGGCACCCTTGTTTGGGGACCCCTCAGTGATGCTTTTCCACCTCTTGGTTCTGCCTTTCAGGAGGAGATTGCCAAGTATGACAAGATCTGCGAGGAGGCCCACGCCAGGTCCAAGGATGAGAAGATTTTGCACATCAAGCACTGGCTGGACTCACCCTGGCCTGGTCAGTCACTAGCAGAGTGCTGGAGGTTGCTGGCAAGAGCCTGGCTTCTAGGCAGCTCCTGGCATCCCCACTTGTGCTTGAAGGTGCCCTGAACTCTTCCTATGGAGCTGGGCATAGCCTACACAAGGCACTGGactgctccttcccctgcaggtTTCTTCACTCTGGATGGGCAACCACGGAGCATGAGCTGCCCCTCCACCGGGCTGAACGAGGAGGACCTGACTCACATTGGGCAGGTGGCCAGCTCGGTACCCGTGGAGGATTTCACTATCCATGGAGGTAGGAgcttgcaggagctgtgccaggctgggcataTGTGGCAGAGAAAATGTGGGATAGGACTGGAATGTGGCCTGGAAGGGATGTTTGatctgtgtggccagcagatggagggaagggattctgcccccctactccatcctcctgagacctcccctggagccctCCATCCAGCACCAGACAAACATGTTTCTGCTGGAGTGGGATGAGGAGAGGCCACAAAAATAAacatccaagggctggaaggtctccaggagaccttcaaggcctaagcagaaagctgggggcagagtttagagcagggcctgttgggacaggctAAGGGGGGACGGTTTGaaactagaagagggagattgagagtggggagaaggagaaatgtttggcacTGAGGGAGGGgcgagcctggcccaggctgcccagagcagctgggggtgcccctCCAGCAGAAGCATTCAAGGCGAGGtcagatgaggctttgagccacctaatctagttaaagatgtccttgcccatggcacagcatggattaggtgacctctgaaggtcctttccaacccaaatgctTCTGAGAGTCCACGAGAATTAGTTCCTGAAGGAGCTGTAGTTACAGGAAGTGAACTCAGAACCAGCTCTTGggagctgctccttccttccctgcagtCCTGGCTCATCCCTCTGGCAGAGGTGGATCCATTCCACTGCCCCCAGGCACCTCTGCCCCCGGGCACTGGCAGTCTGTGGGACAGCTGTGATGTTTCTGGAGCTGTCAACCAGCTTCTGCCTGGCAGGTTTGAGCCGGATCCTGAAGACCCGCGGGGAGATGGTGAAGAACCGGACAGTGGACTGGGCGCTGGCAGAGTACATGGCCTTTGGCTCCCTGCTCAAGGAGGGCATCCACATCCGCCTGAGCGGCCAGGACGTGGAGAGGGGCACCTTCAGGTGGAGCTTTCACTGGCCACAAAGCTGACTGCAGCCCTTGCAGAAGGCTGACAGTGAAGTgacactttctcttttccctcctgttgCAGCCATCGCCACCATGTCCTGCACGACCAGAACGTGGACAAGAGGACCTGCATCCCCATGAACCACCTCTGGCCCAACCAGGCTCCCTACACCGTCTGCAACAGCTCCCTCTCGGAGTACGGCGTCCTGGGTGAGCTCCCTGCCCGCCGGGGCCGAGCCTGGCGCCGGGGCCGAGCACTGGGCCCTCACCAACCCCTCGgcttctcctctgcccctcaggATTCGAGCTGGGCTTTGCCATGGCCAGCCCCAACGCCCTGGTGCTGTGGGAGGCGCAGTTCGGGGACTTCCACAACACCGCTCAGTGCATCATCGATCAGTTCATCTGCCCCGGGCAGGCCAAGTGGGTGCGGCAGAACGGCATcgtcctgctgcttccccacgGCATGGAGGGCATGGTAAGGACCCATCCCAACTCAGGGGCACCCCGGGCTGCCCATTGCTTGCACCAGAGGCCgagctgagggcagcagtggGTAGGTAGCACTGCTAGGAGCACAGCGGTGCCTGGCAtcagctgctggtgccagctgtgccctagACTTgctgtccccatggcagggtCCCGAGCACTCCTCCGCCCGCCCTGAGCGGTTCCTGCAGATGTGCAATGACGACCCTGACGTCTTCCCTGTGAGTGGGGCTGTCCTGGGGGCACAGGCACTGCCTGccggggggggaaagggggcagccactgctgggtgggctggggcaggtgtgGCAAGCTgagggctcctgctgcagcttggaggtTTGGGGGAAAGAGGCTGAAGCcggtgcccaggctgcagctccaccaTTGCTGGCGGCACGAGGCAAAGGTGGTGCCAAGGGCggtgtggcagggggctgctgggtggcCCAAGGTGATTCACCTTGGCACAGGCTTGCAGCCTCTCCCAGATGTGCTctgaaggggggagaggaggatgggagggctgagcaggggcctTCTGCCCGCTGCTGGAGCTTTGAGGCCAAGGGGCACCTCCTGTTTCCTGCAATGCCGCTGTCCgctgaggcagaagctgctggatgACTTCGACGTGCGCCAGCTCTACGACTGCAACTGGATCGTGGTGAACTGCTCCACCCCTGCCAACTTCTTCCACGTCCTTCGGCGCCAGATCCTGCTGCCCTTCCGCAAACCGgtcagtgccagcccctgctcgcCTCCCCAAACCCGTCAGTGccagtgccagcctctgctgcccttccccaaaTCAGTCAGTGCCAGCCCCTTCTGTCCCTCCACAAACCGGTCAGTGCCAGCTGCGCTGTGCCCAGCTCGCCCAGGACATCCCTGCCTCACATCCCTGCCAAGCCTCTGGACAGGGCTCTCAGCAGGCCTGTTCTTGCAGCttggcagccagcctgggcaaTTTGCCTCTGCCTGGGCCAAGGACCTCGTGGTGGTCAGGGCTGGCTCATGATGTGCTGCCAGCTGACTCGGGAAggccagagtggctgcaggCCCTTCCTTGCTCTCCATGGGGACATCAGAGGCGTTGAGGCTGGCAGGCATCCCAAAATGCCACTTgccttcagctccagctgtggagcaggcaggttCCTGACAGCACCCCGGCCTCCTCAGGGGAAACccaagctgggagagctggtgcCATGAGAAACTGGTGCCCAGtctggcagagcctggcagctgaTAGAGGAGCAAACCTCtcgtggctgctgctgtgcccaggcagggctggcagcagctccatgctctggcctgtgcctgctggggaggttctgctgagACTGACCACCTtgctctgcctcttctccaCCCCAGCTTATCATCTTCACTCCAAAGTCACTGCTGCGCCACCCTGAAGCCCGCTCCAGCTTTGACGACATGCTGCCAGGTacaagcagggcagagctgcccattCCCTGCCATGGGATGAAGGGTGAAGGGCAGGCACCGGCTGCCCCGAGTAAagtccacctggcagcagcctccccatgCCAAAGGGCAGCCGTGTGAGGCTGACACCATGGGCATCAGGCCACTGCAGACAGCCCATGCCCCAGGGAGCTCTGCACCAACATGGCACAggttcttctttcctccctccctgcttccctttaGCACCCAagtggcaggcagccagcatgtGCCAGCTGAGGCCATCTACCCAGTAAACTGGAGTCACCCCTCCCTGGTGCAGGATGGCACCCTGGAGAGatgtggctcagctctgcaggttttgccatcgtGCTGCTACCCATCAGGGTGCCATGCCTGGGGATTAGTAGCCCTGAGTCCCATTGAgctgtgatggtttgaactggagCTAGGCCCAGCAtctgctggcctggctctgcTTGTCTGTTTGCCTGCCCAGGTTGGCATCCCGGAGGGGCTGGCCTGGGATGtgggtgcaggcagctgccagtaTGGTGCCCTGGGCTGCCTATAGATGATGGTGCCATCCTCTCCTGTGGCATCCTCCccaccagggaagtggtgggagTCCCCACTGCTGTAGGtcttcaagaaacgtgtggccgTGGCatctggtgccatggtttgatggccgtggtggtgttaggctgatgttggactggaggatctcagaggcttttccaacccaaaccattctgtgacctgGGGAAACAAAATCATTGTAATTTacaccaaaccaccacccagTCACcatctgctgctccctcctccactgctgcagctggtccCACAGCCTTCCACAGGCTTCTCCCACCAGCTTGGGTCCCTTCTGTGGGCTGTGATCCTCCCAGCCATGGATGGCTGCAGCGTGGGCATCCCTCACAGTTAAGACCTCTAAGGGCTGCAGTAGCTCAGCTGTCATCGTGCCACAAACCGTTGGGGAATGGCTGCTGCACCATGCTTGAGAAccagaggaaacggcctcaagttgctctaggggagggttaggttggagaggaggaacaattcctgacctgcaggagtggtcagggattggaacaggctgcccagggaggtggtggagtgcctttccctggaggtgttgaagtatacggccatggcactttggggcatggtttaatggctgtagtgatgttgggttgatgttggactgaatgacctcagaggcttttccagcctaagtggttctgtggttctccaGGCACTCACTTCCTCCGTGTCATCCCTGAGAGCGGCCCCGCGGCGCAGTGCCCCGAGCAGGTGCAgcggctgctgctctgcaccggCAAGGTCTACTACGACCTGACCCGCGAGCGCAAGGCGCGGCAGATGGAGGCCGCCGTGGCCATCACCAGGGTGGAGCAGGTGAGCACGGGCCAGGCCCGGGGGTGCCGTGGCTCCCTCTGACGCCACCCTAACGCCACTCTGTGTCCCTCGCAGCTCTCGCCCTTCCCCtttgacctgctgcagcaggaggctgagaagtACCCAGGTGCGGAGCTGGTGTGGTGCCAGGAGGAGCACAAGAACCAGGGCTACTACGACTACGTCAAACCCCGCCTGCGCACCACCATAAACCGTGCCAAGCCTGTCTGGTAGGGgcctggcagtggctgtgctgctaGGGGACACACTCTGTAGTGCAGAGCCCACCCTCACCTGCCACCTTCTTCCCTGCAGGTATGCAGGACGGGAGccggcagctgcccctgccaccGGCAACAAGAAAACTCACCTGACGGAGCTGCAGCGGCTCCTCGACACGGCCTTCAACCTCGACGCCTTCAAGGGCCTGGCCTAAGCACCAgtctgctggtggcagcaccctcccatctgtctgtctgtccctcgctcgtctcccccctccctcctcaacTACAGACCCTGTCAAACCCTACGCTGGTGCCTGCAGTCCTTGTCTAGCTTGCGCCGGGGCCCTGGTCAGTGCAGCAGCTTTGGCGgggggttgagagcagccctctcAGCCATGATGGATGGGACCCTCAGGCCCTCTGTCCCCCGGGAGGGACCGGTCCCCAGAGCTTATCTCTGGCAACATCCAGTGTCATGGGTCcagccacctcccagcctctcccagtctggtgctgcacttggctctgcagcccctgctgctttcaGGGGAATGAGACTGGGTGACCaccccctgtgcagagcccaggcagggctggaggtacTAGACCCCCACTCAGCTTCCAAAGTACCTGCAGGCCCTTGCAGAGCCCGGGCGCCTCTGCCCCCGCTGGCGTGGAGCCCTTGCTGCTCTAGAAGCTCCGGGCTGGCGCTGGGGGCTGCATCCTCCACGGGGAGTCCTGGGGGGAGTGCGGGATGGAGCCTCCCGGCCGGGGCTCACTTGCGGCTTCCCCAGTAAACACCGAGTCCTGGCACCACGCGGGACCTCCGTGGGCGCGGGTGCAGCCCGGCAGCGCGGTGTCCGCGCTGTCGCACGTCACGTCACCCACGGTCACCCCGACACGGGTGCGCGGCCCTGCTCACGGACACGCGTGCACCCGCCCCACGCAGCCCTCGGTCCCAGGCGGGCTGCCCACGCGCGTGGCACGCGCAGTCCCCCGCCCTGCACGCGCGGTCGCCCCGTGTCACCCGTGCCGCACCGTCACGCTCCCCGCGCTCCCCCGCTCGGTGCTCGGCTGCCTGCGCctggccggggcggggcgggccgAGCGCACCGATGAGCTCGCGGCCCCATTGTGCACGGCGGCGGCGCGGGCTCGGCTCGGtccggcccggctcggctcggcccggctcggccccgccccggccctgcgcgccccgccccgcccgcgcCGCCATGGAGCCACGGCCGCGCGCGGGCTGAAAATCCCGCGCAGCCTCCGCGCAGCCGCGCGCGCCCGGCGCCGCCAGGGCCATTTTGGGCCGATCGCGACGGTGAGTGCGGGGCAGGggccggcggggccgggcggcggggccgggcggcgggCTGCGACCGGCGAGGGGCGCGCAGGATGGGGCCCTGCGCGCAGCCCCGTGCCCCTGCGGGCGCCGTGCTCGGGGGCTGTTGCCATGGCAATGGTCTGGGGAGGGCGGCCCGGGCCCGGGGCCTGGCCCTGTGTTGCTGCCGGATTCGCGGCCGCGGAaggtgggggcgggggggaactGTCACCGTCGGCGGGGACGCGCCGTGGCTGGTGGCCCCGTGGTGGCACCTCCCGGTGGCCCGGCTTGGGTGGCCGCCACCACGCCCCCCGCCGTCCTCCCGCGGGGAGCCGAAAGCGTCAGGGTGACCCCGGAGCACCACCCCAGGTGCTCCCTGCTTTAGAAATACCCCGGGCGGCTCCCGACCGGGGGCGGGGGGTGATGTCAAGGGGTTCGCGTCCGCCCCCTCGCCCCTGGTCACGCACTGGGAAGTCCCCGCCGTTTCCCCCCACCCACAGGCATGGGGAAAGCCCCCGGCCCTGCGGCTCTCGAGTCGGTGTCCGCGGGGAGTTTGGGGGGAACCGCGGTGGGCTGGCTCCGGGGAGACTTCCGAGGGGCCCACGGGCACCTCTTCGCTCCTCGCCGggcggcggggctgggctgtgcttgcCGGATAGCCGTGCCAGGCCGAGCAGGACGCTCAGTCCCGGTGCCGGAGCCGGGGGGAGCCGTGTGGGCTCCAGGCGCCCTCCACTCCTGCCCCTCCGGGGCCGGCCGCCCCCTCACTCGCCGCTTCCTCTGACTCCCGCAGCCTCGGTGGCGGTGACGCCGTCCCGCAGCGCCCGCCGCGGCCTCAGAAGACCCAGCCCGCGCCCGCCTGCCGCCGATGAACCCCATGAACCCCATGAAACCCTCCCTGCCGCCCACGCCCCACGGGTGAGCGCCGGCACCCCCGGGTGCCCCATGGCCCGTGCCCCCCCGGCCTCTCCTTCGCTCATCTTCATTAATTTGGGTTTATTCTAGTGATGGTTCATTTGCATACGAGGCTGTTCCCTGGCAACAGAGCTCCAATCAGCCCGCGGGATCCCTCTCCGTGGTAACCACCGTCTGGGGTGTCAGCAACACCTCCCAGAGCCAGGTACCCGGCAGAACCCGAGGCCCCCACCCCTGGGCTCCCCCCTGCCTTGTgaaggggcagggctgtgccccgcCTGATCCCCTGTCCCACGATGCCATTCTCCAGGTTTTTGGCAGCTCCATGGGCCCCGggggaggcagctccagcaccccactgctgcctggcatGGCTGGCACCGGTTCAGGCATGAGCTCGCCACCATTCTTACCGCAGCAGCCCTTCACTGAGGGAGCTCCTGGCAAGGGATATGTGCAACCGGGCATCTACGGCCGCAGCGCCTACCCTGGTGGGCCAGGCTTTGCTGCCAGGTAAGAGTGGCCCTGCACACCCCATCCTGGCACACACCCTGCTGTGGGGCTATCACGTTCCTGTTCCCCACCTCTCTGTCCTGCAGCTACGCCGGCAGCCCCACCGGCCCTGGTGGCATGGGGCTCCCCTCGCACACCGGCCGGCCCCCAGCTGACTTCACCCaggcagctgccgccgccgctgtggccgccgctgctgccgccACAGCCACGGCCACCGCCACGGCAACTGTGGCGgcgctgcaggagaagcagagccaggagctgagccaGTACAGCGCGGTAAGAGCCCAGCCATggcacagccggggggccaGCAGCCGCCCTAGCTGCACTGTGACTAcctctttctccctgctgcagatggGCGCGGGACAGCCCTTCAGCAGCCAGTTCCTGCCCCATGCTGGACCCCGCGGGCCTGCTGGCATGAGCCCGGCTGGCATGGCAGGCATCATGGCTCCCTCTGGCATTTCCCCTGTGAGCATGAGCCCCGCACGGGCACCCAGTGCTGGCCCCCTGTACGGCGGGCAGCGGATGCCCCAGCACGCATACCCCGGCCCCCCTGCGAGCCAACAGCTGCCCCGGCAGGGCCTCAAGCGGGCATACTCCAGCGAGGTGAGCAGCCGCCCCGGCGGGGCCCGCGGCGCACCAGCACCGGGTCCCTCCTTGCCACCAGCACTGAACCCCCTGGCCTCGCAGGGATACCCAGCACAGCAGTACCTGCAGGGTGGGCAGTATGCTGCGGCTGGTGCCCAGTATGCCCCCAGTGCCCCGCAGCCCTCCACTCCGTCCCCCTCCTACGctggccacaggctgcagcagggtgtgggCCAGTACCTCTCTGCCTCGAGCAGCGCTGGACCCTATTACAAGGTACTGCAGGGGGGGCGGCGGGCACAGGGTAGGGCGATGGGTGTCTGCCATCCCTTGGTGACAGTCCCTGGGGACCTTCCTCCCCCCGCAGCCAGCTGAGCAGTTCAACGGGCAGGGCGGCGGCTTCGGCAGTTAcagccaggcagctgtcaaCGGGGTGAGTCCGGCAgcagggggcggggggtggcagtgccagcccggctgggtgctgagggtgcGCGGTGCCTCTGCAGCCGGGCCGGTCGCTGCCGGGGTACCCCAGCTCGCCACTGGCAGGGAACCCCACGCCGCCCATGACGCCGGGCAGTGGCGTGCCCCAGTACACGTCCCCGGGGCAGGACGTCAAGTCGCCCTTCCTGCCGGACATGAAGCCCAGTGTCACCTCCTTGCACCCGTCCCCCTCAGGTAGGTGTCCTgcggggggctgctggggcaggggggccaCATCACATCACAGAGGAccgccccctgccatgccccagGGCCCTCCAAGCAGCCAGACGCTGGCAGGCCTGCAGCCATTGCCCCTTTGTGAGCAGGGCACTGGGGAGAGCTGTAAAGAAGAGGGGAGGGCTTGGGCACAGGGGgtgtgggcactgccaggggcttTGGGGCTGTGGTGGCTCCTCACAGACAGTGCTCGGTGGGAGGGCATCCTGAGGCTTGTGACAAGGGGGGCTCGGGGGCGGCTTTCAGGGTAAGGGGCTTGCTTTGGGGGAGTGGGAGGCACCTCTTGGGCAGTGGGAGGGGCTCTGAGGGGGCTGAGCTCCCGTGGGGGAGGGCCCATGGgagcaggggtggggtgggatcaCTGAGTGGGATGGGCACGGGGCGGGGGGTTGTCTGTGGGGCGGAGCTTCCCGCAGGGTGGGGCCTTGGCTGGTGGGTGGGGCTCGAAGGGGCAAGGCTCGGGGCAAGGCTGGGACGCAGGGTCCCAGCTgatggtgtccccagcagggccGGCCCCCGGGGAGGAGCTGCGTCTGACGTTTCCGGTGCGGGACGGAGTGGTGCTGGAGCCCTTCCGGCTGCAGCACAACCTGGCCGTCAGCAACCACGTCTTCCAGCTGCGTGACTCTGTCTACAAGACCCTCATGATgaggtgggggaggcaggggggcagcaggcctcatggcacggcacggcacggcacagcacagcacagcatggcagccGTGTGGCATAGAGCAGCACACTGTTGTGTGTGGTGCCATGTGGtacagcagagtgcagcatggtGTGGCGTGGTGCCATGCAGCACAGCTTGTTACTTCATGGTGTGGTTTGGTATGGTGCTGCCATGCTGCGTGTCATGGTTCAGCATGGCACAGTGCTGTATGATGCAGTGGTGCACAGCATGCCTTGGCGTGCCGTGGTGCTGTATGGGGTAGTGGTACCCAGTGTGCCTTGGCACGGCAGAGTACTGTGTGAGGTGCTGGTGCACGGTATGCCCTGGCACGGTACAGCGCTGTGCTGTGTAGCGGCACACGGTGTGGTTTGTCACAGGCACTGCAGGATGTGATGGTGCACGCCACAGCTCAGCATGGCATGGTGTTAGAGGTGGTGGCACAGGTGCAGGCTTGCTGCCCGCACACAGCCCTTCCCACACTGCTGCTTGCCCCCCAGGCCTGACCTGGAGCTGCAGTTCAAGTGCTACCACCACGAGGACCGGCAAATGAACACCAACTGGCCGGCGTCAGTGCAGGTGAGCGTCAACGCCACGCCGCTGAGCATCGAGCGTGGCGACAATAAGACCTCGCACAAGCCGCTGTACCTGAAGCACGtgtgccagcctggcaggaaCACCATCCAGATCACcgtcactgcctgctgctgcgtGAGTGTGCGGGCGTGGGGcagggcggggccgggcggcggctgggccctcagctcagcacccctggccctgtgtccctgcagtCCCACCTCTTcgtgctgcagctggtgcaccGGCCCTCGGTGCGCTCCGTGctgcagggcctcatcaagaagcggctgctgcctgctgagcactgcatcACCAAAAGTGAGCCCTTGGGGTCCTGGGGGTGGGAGGCTGTAGCATGGTTTGGGGGTACACCCTggtccagggctgcagcatggtGCAAGGGACACCCTGGTTGGGGGCTGGTGCACGATGGGGTTTATAAGGTAACAGAAGTCACCACGGTGTCACCACCATCCTGGTGTCCCAGTTCTGACCTTTTGTTGTCCCTTGCTTCCCCCCAGTCAAACGCAACTTCAGCAGTGGGACCATCCCTGG
The DNA window shown above is from Dryobates pubescens isolate bDryPub1 chromosome 31, bDryPub1.pri, whole genome shotgun sequence and carries:
- the OGDH gene encoding 2-oxoglutarate dehydrogenase complex component E1 isoform X2, with the translated sequence MLNLRTCVAKLRPLTASQTVKTLPQHRLAAPRTFARIRCYSAPVAAEPFLSGTSSNYVEEMYYAWLENPKSVHKSWDIFFRNANAGAAPGSAYQSPPPLGSSLSSLSQAQFLLQAQPNVDKLVEDHLAVQSLIRAYQVRGHHIAQLDPLGISCVNFDDAPLAISPNVDLAVFKERLRVLTVGGFYGLDESDLDKVFHLPTTTFIGGNESALPLREIIRRLEMAYCQHIGVEFMFINDLEQCQWIRQKFETPGIMQFTNEEKRTLLARLVRSTRFEEFLHRKWSSEKRFGLEGCEVLIPALKTIIDKSSEKGVDYVIMGMPHRGRLNVLANVIRKELEQIFCQFDSKLEAADEGSGDVKYHLGMYHRRINRVTDRNITLSLVANPSHLEAADPVVQGKTKAEQFYCGDTEGKKVMSILLHGDAAFAGQGIVYETFHLSDLPSYTTHGTVHVVVNNQIGFTTDPRMARSSPYPTDVARVVNAPIFHVNADDPEAVVYVCNVAAEWRSTFHKDVVVDLVCYRRNGHNEMDEPMFTQPLMYKQIRKQKPVLQKYAELLISQGVVNQPEYEEEIAKYDKICEEAHARSKDEKILHIKHWLDSPWPGFFTLDGQPRSMSCPSTGLNEEDLTHIGQVASSVPVEDFTIHGGLSRILKTRGEMVKNRTVDWALAEYMAFGSLLKEGIHIRLSGQDVERGTFSHRHHVLHDQNVDKRTCIPMNHLWPNQAPYTVCNSSLSEYGVLGFELGFAMASPNALVLWEAQFGDFHNTAQCIIDQFICPGQAKWVRQNGIVLLLPHGMEGMGPEHSSARPERFLQMCNDDPDVFPKLLDDFDVRQLYDCNWIVVNCSTPANFFHVLRRQILLPFRKPLIIFTPKSLLRHPEARSSFDDMLPGTHFLRVIPESGPAAQCPEQVQRLLLCTGKVYYDLTRERKARQMEAAVAITRVEQLSPFPFDLLQQEAEKYPGAELVWCQEEHKNQGYYDYVKPRLRTTINRAKPVWYAGREPAAAPATGNKKTHLTELQRLLDTAFNLDAFKGLA
- the OGDH gene encoding 2-oxoglutarate dehydrogenase complex component E1 isoform X1, which encodes MLNLRTCVAKLRPLTASQTVKTLPQHRLAAPRTFARIRCYSAPVAAEPFLSGTSSNYVEEMYYAWLENPKSVHKSWDIFFRNANAGAAPGSAYQSPPPLGSSLSSLSQAQFLLQAQPNVDKLVEDHLAVQSLIRAYQIRGHHVAQLDPLGILDADLDSSLPADIITSTDKLDLAVFKERLRVLTVGGFYGLDESDLDKVFHLPTTTFIGGNESALPLREIIRRLEMAYCQHIGVEFMFINDLEQCQWIRQKFETPGIMQFTNEEKRTLLARLVRSTRFEEFLHRKWSSEKRFGLEGCEVLIPALKTIIDKSSEKGVDYVIMGMPHRGRLNVLANVIRKELEQIFCQFDSKLEAADEGSGDVKYHLGMYHRRINRVTDRNITLSLVANPSHLEAADPVVQGKTKAEQFYCGDTEGKKVMSILLHGDAAFAGQGIVYETFHLSDLPSYTTHGTVHVVVNNQIGFTTDPRMARSSPYPTDVARVVNAPIFHVNADDPEAVVYVCNVAAEWRSTFHKDVVVDLVCYRRNGHNEMDEPMFTQPLMYKQIRKQKPVLQKYAELLISQGVVNQPEYEEEIAKYDKICEEAHARSKDEKILHIKHWLDSPWPGFFTLDGQPRSMSCPSTGLNEEDLTHIGQVASSVPVEDFTIHGGLSRILKTRGEMVKNRTVDWALAEYMAFGSLLKEGIHIRLSGQDVERGTFSHRHHVLHDQNVDKRTCIPMNHLWPNQAPYTVCNSSLSEYGVLGFELGFAMASPNALVLWEAQFGDFHNTAQCIIDQFICPGQAKWVRQNGIVLLLPHGMEGMGPEHSSARPERFLQMCNDDPDVFPKLLDDFDVRQLYDCNWIVVNCSTPANFFHVLRRQILLPFRKPLIIFTPKSLLRHPEARSSFDDMLPGTHFLRVIPESGPAAQCPEQVQRLLLCTGKVYYDLTRERKARQMEAAVAITRVEQLSPFPFDLLQQEAEKYPGAELVWCQEEHKNQGYYDYVKPRLRTTINRAKPVWYAGREPAAAPATGNKKTHLTELQRLLDTAFNLDAFKGLA
- the OGDH gene encoding 2-oxoglutarate dehydrogenase complex component E1 isoform X3, which produces MLNLRTCVAKLRPLTASQTVKTLPQHRLAAPRTFARIRCYSAPVAAEPFLSGTSSNYVEEMYYAWLENPKSVHKSWDIFFRNANAGAAPGSAYQSPPPLGSSLSSLSQAQFLLQAQPNVDKLVEDHLAVQSLIRAYQIRGHHVAQLDPLGILDADLDSSLPADIITSTDKLGFYGLDESDLDKVFHLPTTTFIGGNESALPLREIIRRLEMAYCQHIGVEFMFINDLEQCQWIRQKFETPGIMQFTNEEKRTLLARLVRSTRFEEFLHRKWSSEKRFGLEGCEVLIPALKTIIDKSSEKGVDYVIMGMPHRGRLNVLANVIRKELEQIFCQFDSKLEAADEGSGDVKYHLGMYHRRINRVTDRNITLSLVANPSHLEAADPVVQGKTKAEQFYCGDTEGKKVMSILLHGDAAFAGQGIVYETFHLSDLPSYTTHGTVHVVVNNQIGFTTDPRMARSSPYPTDVARVVNAPIFHVNADDPEAVVYVCNVAAEWRSTFHKDVVVDLVCYRRNGHNEMDEPMFTQPLMYKQIRKQKPVLQKYAELLISQGVVNQPEYEEEIAKYDKICEEAHARSKDEKILHIKHWLDSPWPGFFTLDGQPRSMSCPSTGLNEEDLTHIGQVASSVPVEDFTIHGGLSRILKTRGEMVKNRTVDWALAEYMAFGSLLKEGIHIRLSGQDVERGTFSHRHHVLHDQNVDKRTCIPMNHLWPNQAPYTVCNSSLSEYGVLGFELGFAMASPNALVLWEAQFGDFHNTAQCIIDQFICPGQAKWVRQNGIVLLLPHGMEGMGPEHSSARPERFLQMCNDDPDVFPKLLDDFDVRQLYDCNWIVVNCSTPANFFHVLRRQILLPFRKPLIIFTPKSLLRHPEARSSFDDMLPGTHFLRVIPESGPAAQCPEQVQRLLLCTGKVYYDLTRERKARQMEAAVAITRVEQLSPFPFDLLQQEAEKYPGAELVWCQEEHKNQGYYDYVKPRLRTTINRAKPVWYAGREPAAAPATGNKKTHLTELQRLLDTAFNLDAFKGLA